The region AGTCAAAATACCATTACGGGCTTGGTTGATTTATCATTTCCTCAACTCACCTTTAACGTGAATCGTTTTTTTCCTTTTAAACGAGAAAATGCGGTTAAGCAAAATGTATTAGACAAAATCGGAATTAGTTATTTGCTCGAAGCAAGAAATACTTTAACAGGATTTGATTCAGTCTTGTTTAAAGGTAATATTGCCGACCGTTTGCGCTACGGTATTAAACATAGTTTACCTATCTCCACTAATTTTAATGTGTTTAAATATATCACGGTTACACCGGCCTTAAATTTAAGTTCGGTGATGTATACTAAGTCTACCAGAAAGGAATTTTTGTATTCCGATTACAAAGTTAATACAGATACCGTCAAAGCTTTCATTGCAGGATATGATGCTAATTTTAGCACCAGCGCCTCAACCAAATTGTTCATGGATTACATTTTTAAATCGAAGCGTGTAAAACAAATCCGTCATTTATTAATTCCATCCTTAACTTATTTGTATCGTCCTGATTTCGGTGAAGAACAATATGGATTCTGGAAGAAGGTACAAGTAGATACCTTAGGCAATCAGCAATATTACAGCGTATTTGAGCAAAATATTTTTGGGGGTCCGGCATTGGGTGAACAAAATTCTTTGAGTTTAAATTTGAGTAATAACATTGAAGCCAAGGTTCGCCAGAAATCCGATACAGGAATTACCTATAAAAAGGTAACTGTATTACAAAATTTAAGTGCAGGAGTGAGTTATAATTTTGCGGCAGATAGTTTTCAGTGGAGCAATGTTTCGGTAAGTGCGCGAAATAAACTTTGGAAGTTTTTTGATTTGGTAGGAAGCGCGACATTTGATCCGTATGGTTATAACTACACGACTAAAAAACGAATCAGCGTATTAGCCAAAGAGTATAACGGAGAAATAGCACGATTAACCGTAGCGAACATAGCGGTAAACGCTTCCTTTAGTTCAAACATGGTAGAGGCGATGCGTAATGCACGTAAGCCGCCTAATATGACGAATGCTGCAGAGCGTGGCGCAGAGCAAAAAGCATCACCTCAAGAAAGATTGCCTTGGAATTTAAATGTGTATTATAATTTAACCATTGATAAATCCATCACTGTTAAACCAAAGTTTGTACAATCTTTAAACTTTAATGGTGATATAAGCGTCACTAAATTCTGGAAACTTGGTGTGACGAGCGGATATGATTTCACGAATAAAAAATTAAGTTATACGAGTGTGAATGTGTACCGCGATTTAAAGTGTTGGGAGGCTCGTATCGATTGGGTGCCCTTTGGCTTTAGAAAAAGTTACAGCTTAACCATCAATATCAAAACCAGTATGCTC is a window of Bacteroidota bacterium DNA encoding:
- a CDS encoding LPS-assembly protein LptD encodes the protein MDTLKEEETLEHKVITNARDSSRFEADGKKLYLFGEAYVEYDNMNLKAEFIEVDYEKNLVTAYGRVDSTGKKTGTPVFKDANEEFNAEKIMYNLKTKKGKIYNVLTKQGDLLVFGNEIKKDSTDIVYMRNLKCIPCQYDDARTVFRATKAKIIPDDKIVTGPMYLEVGGVPTPLVLPFGYFPNSKRRHNGVLLPFVGNSPGQGYFLKDGGFYWGISDKTDMVIRGDIYSNGSWGLRTTNSYNVLYKYSGALNLGFSEFVIGDKDVPSSFSKQQSYNIGWLHTQDNKNNPSVRFTSNVNYINQKYNKFNALNSGQYLANTFQSNINFTKSFRRSSLSVNATGSQNTITGLVDLSFPQLTFNVNRFFPFKRENAVKQNVLDKIGISYLLEARNTLTGFDSVLFKGNIADRLRYGIKHSLPISTNFNVFKYITVTPALNLSSVMYTKSTRKEFLYSDYKVNTDTVKAFIAGYDANFSTSASTKLFMDYIFKSKRVKQIRHLLIPSLTYLYRPDFGEEQYGFWKKVQVDTLGNQQYYSVFEQNIFGGPALGEQNSLSLNLSNNIEAKVRQKSDTGITYKKVTVLQNLSAGVSYNFAADSFQWSNVSVSARNKLWKFFDLVGSATFDPYGYNYTTKKRISVLAKEYNGEIARLTVANIAVNASFSSNMVEAMRNARKPPNMTNAAERGAEQKASPQERLPWNLNVYYNLTIDKSITVKPKFVQSLNFNGDISVTKFWKLGVTSGYDFTNKKLSYTSVNVYRDLKCWEARIDWVPFGFRKSYSLTINIKTSMLSDFKIPRQRNWYDNF